The proteins below come from a single Kosakonia sp. SMBL-WEM22 genomic window:
- a CDS encoding YtfJ family protein translates to MTLRNILAATCLLLPLVASAHNFETNQRVPPVGVADRGELLLNNDKFSYKNWNSSQLAGKVRVVMHIAGRTSAKEKNAALIEAIKSANLPHDRYQTTTIVNTDDAIPGSAMFVRSSLESNKKLYPWSQFIVDSEGSVRKAWQLEEKGSAIVVLDKEGRVEFAKDGSLSQQEVQQVVDLLHKLLSK, encoded by the coding sequence ATGACCCTACGTAACATTCTGGCAGCGACATGCTTGTTACTGCCGCTGGTCGCTTCAGCACATAACTTTGAAACCAACCAGCGCGTGCCGCCTGTGGGCGTTGCCGACCGCGGGGAGCTGCTGCTGAATAATGACAAGTTTAGCTACAAAAACTGGAATAGCTCGCAGCTTGCAGGAAAAGTGCGCGTGGTGATGCATATTGCCGGTCGCACCTCGGCGAAAGAGAAGAATGCCGCGCTGATTGAGGCAATCAAGAGCGCCAACCTGCCGCACGACAGATACCAGACCACCACCATTGTGAACACTGATGACGCCATTCCGGGCAGCGCGATGTTTGTGCGCAGCAGCCTCGAGAGCAATAAGAAGCTCTATCCATGGTCACAATTTATTGTCGACAGCGAAGGCTCCGTGCGTAAAGCCTGGCAGCTGGAAGAGAAAGGCTCTGCGATTGTGGTGCTTGATAAAGAGGGGCGCGTAGAGTTTGCCAAAGATGGCAGCCTGAGCCAGCAAGAGGTGCAGCAGGTGGTTGACCTGCTGCATAAACTGCTCAGTAAATAG
- the ppa gene encoding inorganic diphosphatase, with product MSLLNVPAGKDLPEDIYVVIEIPANADPIKYEVDKESGALFVDRFMSTAMFYPCNYGYINHTLSLDGDPVDVLVPTPYPLEPGSVIRCRPVGVLKMTDESGEDAKLVAVPHTKLSKEYDHIKDVNDLPELLKAQITHFFEHYKDLEKGKWVKVDGWDNAEAAKAEIVASFERAAKK from the coding sequence ATGAGCTTACTCAACGTCCCGGCGGGTAAAGATCTGCCAGAAGATATCTATGTTGTTATCGAAATTCCGGCTAACGCTGACCCGATCAAATACGAAGTCGACAAAGAGAGCGGCGCGCTGTTCGTTGACCGCTTCATGTCCACCGCGATGTTCTATCCGTGCAACTACGGTTACATCAACCACACCCTCTCTCTGGATGGTGACCCGGTAGACGTGCTGGTACCGACTCCGTACCCGCTGGAGCCAGGCTCTGTGATCCGCTGCCGTCCGGTTGGCGTGCTGAAAATGACCGACGAATCCGGTGAAGATGCCAAGCTGGTTGCGGTTCCGCACACCAAGCTGAGCAAAGAGTACGATCACATTAAAGATGTGAACGACCTGCCGGAACTGCTGAAAGCGCAGATCACTCACTTCTTCGAGCACTACAAAGATCTTGAAAAAGGCAAATGGGTGAAAGTGGACGGTTGGGACAACGCTGAAGCAGCAAAAGCTGAAATCGTTGCCTCCTTCGAGCGCGCTGCCAAGAAGTAA
- the tamA gene encoding autotransporter assembly complex protein TamA, translated as MPKIRLLCFAGLLLVSETAFAANVRLQLEGLTGQLQKNVRAQLSTIQSDEVTPDRRFQARVDDAIREGLKALGYYEPTIVFELRPPPEKGRQVLIARVTAGEPVRIGGNSVILRGGARTDSDYLSLLKKRPAIGTVLNHHDYDSFKKSLTSVALRKGYFDSQFNKSQLGIALDRRQAFWDIDYDSGQRYRFGDVTFQGSQIRDEYLQNLVPFHEGEYYQTQDLAELNRRLSATGWFNSVIVAPEFDKARKTKVLPLRGVVSPRTENTIETGVGYSTDVGPRVKATWKKPWVNSYGHSFTTSMSVSAPEQQLDFSYKIPLLKNPLEQYYLVQGGFKRTDLNDTEADSTTLALSRYWDLSSGWQRAINLRWSLDHFTQANVTNTTMLLYPGVMISRTRSRGGLMPTWGDSQRYSVDYSNTAWGSDVDFLVLQAQNVWIRTLYDRHRFIARGNLGWIETGDFQRVPPDLRFFAGGDRSIRGYKYKSISPENERGKLIGASKLATGSLEYQYNVTGKWWGAVFVDSGEAVSDIRRSNFKTGTGVGVRWQSPVGPIKLDFAVPVGDKEEHGLQFYIGLGPEL; from the coding sequence GTGCCAAAGATCCGTCTTTTATGTTTTGCCGGTTTGTTGCTGGTGAGCGAAACGGCATTCGCCGCCAATGTGCGATTGCAACTTGAGGGGTTAACCGGGCAACTGCAGAAAAATGTCCGCGCCCAACTGTCGACTATCCAGAGTGATGAAGTGACGCCCGACCGCCGTTTCCAGGCACGCGTTGATGACGCCATCCGCGAAGGGTTAAAAGCGTTAGGCTACTACGAGCCAACCATCGTTTTTGAACTGCGTCCACCGCCGGAGAAGGGGCGTCAGGTGCTAATCGCCCGTGTTACGGCGGGCGAGCCTGTGCGCATTGGCGGCAATAGCGTGATCCTGCGCGGCGGCGCGCGCACCGACAGCGACTACCTTTCGCTGCTGAAAAAGCGCCCGGCTATCGGCACGGTGTTAAACCACCACGACTACGACAGCTTTAAAAAATCCCTGACCAGCGTCGCGCTGCGCAAAGGCTACTTCGACAGTCAGTTCAACAAAAGCCAGCTTGGCATAGCGCTGGATCGCCGCCAGGCGTTCTGGGATATCGATTATGACAGTGGTCAGCGTTACCGCTTCGGCGATGTCACCTTCCAGGGTTCGCAAATTCGCGACGAGTATCTGCAAAACCTCGTCCCTTTCCACGAGGGCGAGTATTACCAGACCCAGGATCTGGCGGAGCTAAACCGCCGCCTCTCCGCCACCGGCTGGTTTAACTCGGTGATTGTCGCGCCGGAGTTCGACAAAGCGCGTAAGACCAAAGTGCTGCCGCTGAGAGGCGTGGTCTCACCGCGTACGGAAAACACCATTGAAACCGGCGTCGGTTACTCCACCGATGTCGGGCCGCGCGTTAAAGCGACGTGGAAAAAACCGTGGGTTAACTCCTACGGGCACAGTTTTACCACCAGCATGAGCGTCTCCGCGCCCGAGCAGCAGCTCGATTTCAGCTATAAGATACCGTTGCTGAAAAATCCTCTGGAGCAGTACTACCTGGTGCAGGGCGGGTTCAAGCGTACCGATCTTAACGATACAGAAGCGGACTCAACCACGCTGGCGCTGTCGCGCTACTGGGATCTCTCCAGCGGCTGGCAGCGGGCGATCAACCTGCGCTGGAGCCTCGATCACTTCACGCAGGCCAACGTCACCAACACCACCATGCTGCTCTATCCGGGCGTGATGATCAGCCGTACCCGCTCGCGCGGTGGGCTGATGCCGACCTGGGGCGACTCCCAGCGCTACTCGGTCGATTACTCCAACACCGCCTGGGGATCGGATGTCGACTTCCTCGTTTTGCAGGCGCAAAACGTCTGGATCCGTACGCTCTACGATCGCCACCGCTTTATCGCACGCGGCAACCTCGGCTGGATCGAAACCGGGGATTTCCAGCGCGTGCCGCCGGATCTGCGCTTCTTCGCCGGGGGCGATCGCAGTATTCGTGGTTATAAATACAAATCGATCTCGCCGGAGAACGAACGCGGCAAGCTGATCGGCGCCTCAAAACTGGCGACCGGCTCGCTGGAGTACCAGTACAACGTCACCGGCAAATGGTGGGGCGCGGTGTTTGTCGACAGCGGCGAAGCGGTGAGCGATATCCGCCGCAGCAACTTTAAAACCGGCACCGGCGTCGGCGTGCGCTGGCAGTCGCCGGTCGGGCCAATCAAGCTCGATTTCGCGGTACCGGTCGGCGATAAAGAGGAGCACGGGTTGCAGTTTTACATCGGGTTGGGGCCAGAATTATGA
- the tamB gene encoding autotransporter assembly complex protein TamB has protein sequence MSLWKKISLGVVAFLVLLLGTAIFLVGTTSGLHLLFKAANRWVPGLEIGQVTGGWRDLSLKNIRYTQPGVAVDAGQIHFALNLGCLRNSSVCVNDLSLKDINVAIDTKKMPPAQKVEEEDSGPLNLSTPYPITLSRVALENINIKIDDTTVSLMDFSSGLNWQEKNLTLKPTSLQGLLIALPKAADVAQEEVLDPKVHNPRPEEKPLGETLKALFEKPLLPEMQDVHLPLNLNIEEFRGEQLRLTGDTDIVVRSLLLKVSSIDGQMKLDAFDIDSNQGQVNATGTAQLRDSWPVDITLNSTLNVDPLKGEKVKLKVGGEMRKQLELGVNLSGPVDMVLRAQTRLAEAGLPLNLDITSQQLYWPFTGEKQYQADDLKLKLSGKMTDYALSFRTAVKGQQVPPATITLDGKGNAQQINIDKLSIAALEGTTELKALLDWQQAISWRGELTLKGIDTAKAFPEWPAKLNGLVKTRGSLYGGSWQMDVPELKLNGNVKQNRVKVDGQLKGNSYLQWVIPGLHLELGKNSADIKGELGVKDLNLDANIDAPGLDNALPGLGGTAKGVVKVRGTVDAPQALADITANNLRWQELSIARVRVNGDVKSSDQIGGKLNVRVERIAQPGVNISLVTLAADGNEKQHKLQLRVQGEPVSGQLALAGSFDRQQQRWKGTLSDTRFATPVGPWSLTRPIALDYRNQEQKIAIGPHCWLNPNAELCVPQTIDAGAAGRAVVNLNRFDLAMLKPFMPEATQASGVFSGKADVSWDSTKPGLPQGQVMLAGRGVKVTQEVNGAPLPVAFDTLNLNAKLQNDRADLGWLMRLTNNGQFDGQIQVTDPQGRRNLGGTVNIRNFSLAMANAIFSRGEKAAGTLNANLRLGGNAQSPQLFGQLGLNALDVEGNFMPFDMQPSQLAMNFNGTTSTLQGVVRTSQGQINLSGDADWSQIDNWRARIAAKGSKVRITVPPMVRLDVSPDVVFEATPSLFTLDGDVDVPWARIVVHDVPESAVGVSSDEVMLNDQLQPEEEQRASIPINSNVTVHVGNNVRLSAFGLKARLTGDLKVAQDKQGLGLNGQINIPEGRFRAYGQDLIVRKGELLFSGPPDQPLLNLEAIRNPEATENDVIAGVRVTGSADEPKAEIFSDPAMSQQEALSYLLRGQGLESEQSDSAAMTSMLIGLGVAQSGQVVGKIGETFGVSNLALDTQGVGDSSQVVVSGYVLPGLQVKYGVGIFDSLATLTLRYRLMPKLYLEAVSGVDQALDLLYQFEF, from the coding sequence ATGAGTTTATGGAAGAAGATCAGCCTCGGCGTGGTGGCGTTTCTTGTATTACTGCTGGGCACGGCGATCTTTCTGGTCGGCACCACCAGCGGCCTGCATCTGCTGTTTAAAGCAGCGAACCGCTGGGTACCGGGGCTGGAGATTGGCCAGGTCACCGGCGGCTGGCGCGATCTGTCGCTGAAAAACATTCGCTATACCCAGCCGGGCGTGGCGGTTGACGCGGGGCAGATCCACTTTGCGCTCAACCTCGGCTGCCTGCGCAACAGCAGCGTCTGCGTCAACGATCTGTCGCTGAAAGATATCAACGTGGCGATCGACACCAAAAAGATGCCGCCTGCGCAGAAGGTGGAAGAGGAAGATAGCGGGCCGCTGAACCTCTCCACGCCGTACCCCATCACGCTGAGCCGGGTGGCGCTGGAAAACATCAACATCAAAATCGATGACACCACCGTCTCGCTGATGGATTTTAGCTCCGGCCTCAACTGGCAGGAGAAAAACCTGACCCTGAAACCGACCTCGCTGCAGGGCTTGCTGATTGCCCTGCCAAAAGCGGCCGATGTGGCGCAGGAAGAGGTTCTCGATCCGAAGGTGCATAACCCCAGGCCGGAGGAGAAACCGCTGGGCGAGACGCTGAAAGCGCTGTTTGAGAAGCCGTTGCTGCCGGAGATGCAGGATGTGCATCTGCCGCTGAATCTCAATATCGAGGAGTTTCGCGGCGAGCAGCTGCGCCTGACCGGCGACACCGATATTGTGGTGCGTAGCCTGCTGCTGAAAGTGAGCAGTATTGACGGGCAGATGAAGCTCGACGCCTTTGATATCGACTCCAATCAGGGCCAGGTCAACGCCACCGGCACCGCGCAGCTGCGCGACAGCTGGCCGGTCGATATCACGCTCAACTCGACGCTGAATGTCGATCCGCTGAAAGGCGAGAAGGTGAAGCTGAAAGTGGGCGGTGAAATGCGCAAGCAGCTGGAGCTTGGCGTTAACCTCTCCGGCCCGGTGGATATGGTGCTGCGGGCGCAGACGCGGCTGGCAGAAGCGGGCTTACCGCTCAATCTTGATATCACCAGCCAGCAGCTCTACTGGCCCTTTACCGGTGAGAAGCAGTACCAGGCCGATGACCTGAAGCTGAAGCTCAGCGGCAAAATGACCGACTACGCGCTCTCGTTCCGCACTGCGGTAAAAGGGCAGCAGGTTCCGCCGGCCACCATCACACTGGACGGTAAAGGCAACGCGCAGCAGATTAACATCGATAAGCTCTCTATCGCTGCGCTGGAGGGCACCACCGAACTGAAAGCGCTGCTCGACTGGCAGCAGGCGATCAGCTGGCGTGGCGAGCTGACGCTGAAGGGCATTGATACGGCAAAAGCCTTCCCCGAGTGGCCCGCGAAGCTCAATGGTCTGGTGAAAACCCGCGGTAGCCTCTACGGCGGCAGCTGGCAGATGGATGTACCGGAGCTGAAGCTTAACGGCAACGTGAAGCAGAACCGGGTCAAGGTCGACGGGCAGTTGAAAGGCAACAGCTATTTGCAATGGGTGATCCCCGGACTGCACCTCGAGCTTGGCAAAAACAGTGCGGATATCAAAGGCGAGCTGGGGGTAAAAGATCTCAACCTTGATGCCAATATCGATGCGCCAGGCCTCGATAACGCGCTGCCGGGTCTCGGCGGCACGGCGAAAGGGGTAGTGAAAGTGCGTGGCACTGTCGATGCGCCGCAGGCGCTGGCGGATATTACCGCCAACAATCTGCGCTGGCAGGAGCTCTCCATCGCCCGCGTGCGCGTGAACGGGGATGTGAAATCAAGCGATCAGATTGGCGGCAAGCTGAACGTGCGCGTCGAGCGTATCGCCCAGCCTGGCGTCAACATTAGCCTGGTGACGCTGGCCGCCGACGGCAATGAGAAGCAGCATAAGTTGCAGCTGCGCGTGCAGGGCGAGCCGGTCTCCGGCCAGCTGGCGCTGGCAGGCAGCTTTGACCGCCAGCAGCAGCGCTGGAAAGGGACGCTCAGCGATACCCGTTTTGCCACGCCGGTGGGGCCATGGTCGCTGACGCGCCCGATTGCGCTCGATTACCGCAACCAGGAGCAGAAGATCGCCATTGGCCCGCACTGCTGGCTCAACCCGAATGCCGAGCTGTGCGTACCGCAAACCATCGATGCCGGTGCGGCAGGGCGCGCGGTGGTCAATCTCAATCGTTTCGATCTCGCAATGCTGAAACCCTTTATGCCGGAAGCAACACAGGCGAGCGGCGTCTTTAGCGGCAAAGCGGATGTCAGCTGGGACAGCACCAAACCGGGCCTGCCGCAGGGGCAGGTGATGCTTGCCGGGCGCGGGGTGAAAGTGACGCAGGAGGTCAACGGCGCGCCGCTGCCGGTCGCCTTCGACACGCTGAACCTGAATGCGAAGCTACAAAACGATCGCGCCGATCTCGGCTGGCTGATGCGGCTGACCAATAATGGCCAGTTCGACGGCCAGATCCAAGTGACCGATCCGCAAGGGCGACGCAATCTCGGCGGAACGGTGAACATTCGCAACTTCTCGCTGGCGATGGCGAATGCCATCTTCAGCCGCGGCGAGAAAGCGGCGGGGACACTCAATGCCAACCTGCGCCTTGGCGGCAACGCTCAAAGCCCGCAGCTGTTTGGTCAGCTTGGGCTCAATGCGCTGGATGTTGAGGGCAACTTTATGCCGTTCGACATGCAGCCGAGCCAGCTGGCGATGAACTTCAACGGAACAACGTCAACGCTACAAGGCGTGGTGCGCACCAGCCAGGGGCAGATTAACCTCAGCGGCGATGCGGACTGGAGCCAGATCGACAACTGGCGCGCGCGCATTGCGGCAAAAGGCAGCAAAGTACGCATTACCGTGCCGCCGATGGTACGCCTCGATGTCTCGCCGGATGTGGTGTTTGAAGCGACGCCGAGCCTCTTTACCCTCGATGGCGATGTGGATGTGCCGTGGGCGCGCATTGTGGTACATGATGTGCCGGAGAGCGCGGTCGGCGTCTCCAGCGATGAGGTGATGCTCAACGACCAGCTGCAGCCGGAAGAGGAGCAGCGGGCGTCGATCCCGATCAACAGCAATGTGACGGTGCATGTCGGCAACAACGTGCGGCTCTCGGCCTTTGGCCTGAAAGCACGGCTGACGGGCGATCTGAAAGTGGCGCAGGATAAGCAGGGCCTTGGGCTGAACGGGCAGATCAATATCCCGGAAGGGCGCTTCCGCGCATACGGGCAGGATCTGATTGTGCGTAAAGGTGAGCTGCTCTTCTCCGGCCCGCCGGATCAGCCGCTGCTTAACCTCGAAGCGATCCGTAACCCGGAAGCCACGGAGAATGATGTGATTGCCGGGGTGCGCGTGACTGGCTCTGCGGATGAACCGAAAGCGGAGATCTTCTCCGACCCGGCGATGTCGCAGCAGGAAGCGTTGTCCTACCTGCTTCGTGGGCAGGGGCTGGAGAGCGAACAGAGCGATAGTGCGGCAATGACGTCGATGCTAATTGGTCTGGGGGTTGCGCAAAGTGGGCAGGTTGTGGGTAAAATCGGCGAGACCTTTGGCGTCAGCAACCTGGCGCTGGACACCCAGGGCGTCGGCGACTCCTCACAAGTGGTGGTCAGCGGCTATGTGCTACCGGGTCTACAAGTAAAATATGGTGTAGGAATTTTTGACTCACTGGCGACTCTCACGTTACGTTATCGCCTGATGCCTAAGCTGTATCTTGAAGCGGTGTCTGGCGTAGATCAGGCACTTGATTTGCTCTATCAGTTTGAGTTTTAG
- a CDS encoding hemolysin family protein, with product MLNSILVILCLIAVSAFFSLSEISLAASRKIKLKLLADDGNINAQRILKMQENPGTFFTVVQIGLNAVAILGGIVGDAAFSPAFYNLLLNVVSPELADQLSFIISFSLVTGLFILFADLTPKRIGMIAPEVVALRIINPMRFCLFVFRPLVWFFNGMANVIFRIFKLPMVRKDDITSDDIYAVVEAGALAGVLRKQEHELIENVFELESRTVPSSMTSRENVIWFDLHEDEQSLKNKVSEHPHSKFLVCNGDIDHIVGYVDSKDLLNRVLANQSMALNSGVQIRNTLIVPDTLTLSEALESFKTAGEDFAVIMNEYALVVGVITLNDVMTTLMGDLVGQVEEMIVARDENSWLIDGGTPIDDVMRVLDIDEFPQSGNYETIGGFMMFMLRKIPKRTDAVKFSGYKFEVVDIDNYRIDQLLVTRIDARTAVLTPKLPDMEDKGAA from the coding sequence ATGTTAAACAGTATTTTAGTCATACTCTGTCTGATCGCGGTGAGTGCGTTTTTCTCGTTATCTGAGATCTCGCTTGCCGCATCGCGAAAAATCAAACTTAAACTGCTTGCCGATGATGGCAACATCAACGCCCAACGCATCCTGAAGATGCAGGAAAATCCCGGCACCTTCTTCACCGTGGTGCAGATCGGCCTTAACGCCGTCGCCATTTTGGGTGGTATCGTCGGTGACGCCGCCTTCTCTCCTGCGTTTTACAATCTGCTGCTCAATGTCGTTTCCCCGGAGCTTGCCGATCAGTTGAGTTTTATCATCTCCTTCTCGCTGGTAACGGGTCTCTTCATTTTGTTTGCTGATTTGACGCCGAAACGCATCGGTATGATTGCGCCCGAAGTTGTGGCTTTGCGCATCATCAACCCGATGCGCTTCTGTCTCTTCGTTTTCCGCCCGCTGGTCTGGTTCTTTAACGGCATGGCGAACGTCATTTTCCGCATCTTCAAACTGCCGATGGTGCGCAAAGATGACATCACCTCTGACGATATTTACGCGGTGGTAGAAGCCGGTGCGTTAGCCGGGGTGCTGCGTAAGCAGGAGCATGAACTGATTGAGAACGTGTTTGAACTCGAGTCGCGCACCGTTCCCTCGTCGATGACTTCGCGTGAAAACGTGATTTGGTTCGACCTGCATGAAGATGAGCAGAGCCTGAAAAACAAAGTGTCGGAGCATCCGCACTCGAAGTTTCTGGTCTGTAACGGCGATATCGACCATATCGTCGGCTATGTTGATTCGAAAGATCTGCTTAACCGCGTGCTGGCTAACCAGAGCATGGCGCTGAACAGCGGCGTGCAGATCCGCAATACGCTGATTGTGCCGGACACCCTGACGCTCTCAGAAGCGCTGGAAAGTTTCAAAACCGCGGGCGAAGACTTCGCGGTGATCATGAACGAATATGCGCTGGTGGTCGGCGTGATTACCCTGAACGATGTGATGACCACCCTGATGGGCGATCTGGTCGGCCAGGTGGAAGAGATGATCGTCGCCCGCGATGAAAACTCATGGCTGATTGACGGCGGTACGCCGATTGACGACGTAATGCGCGTGCTGGATATCGATGAGTTTCCGCAGTCCGGCAACTATGAAACCATCGGCGGTTTTATGATGTTTATGCTGCGTAAGATCCCGAAACGTACCGATGCGGTGAAGTTCTCCGGTTACAAATTCGAAGTGGTGGATATTGATAACTACCGTATCGATCAGCTGCTGGTGACGCGCATTGATGCCCGCACCGCGGTGCTGACGCCGAAGTTACCGGATATGGAAGATAAAGGCGCGGCGTAA
- a CDS encoding DUF1107 domain-containing protein: MKIFQRYNPLQVAKYVKILFRGRLYIKDVGAFEFDKGKILLPKVKDKQHFSVMSEVNRQVLRLQTEMA, translated from the coding sequence ATGAAAATTTTCCAGCGTTACAACCCACTTCAGGTGGCTAAGTACGTCAAGATCCTGTTCCGTGGACGGTTGTATATCAAGGACGTTGGCGCTTTCGAGTTTGATAAGGGCAAAATCCTTCTGCCGAAAGTGAAAGACAAACAGCACTTCTCTGTGATGTCTGAAGTTAACCGCCAGGTGCTGCGCCTGCAGACCGAAATGGCTTAA
- a CDS encoding gamma-glutamylcyclotransferase, giving the protein MRIFVYGSLRRKQGNSHWMTNAQWLGDFSVENHQLYSLGHYPGAVPGNGSVLGEVYRIDASTLGELDALRTAGGEYKRQLIQTPYGGAWMYVYQRSVEGKTLIESGDWLDRDHYQK; this is encoded by the coding sequence ATGCGAATATTTGTCTACGGCAGTTTACGACGCAAGCAGGGCAACAGCCACTGGATGACCAACGCTCAGTGGCTGGGCGACTTCAGCGTTGAAAATCATCAGCTGTACAGCCTGGGCCACTACCCAGGCGCGGTGCCGGGAAACGGCAGCGTGCTGGGTGAAGTCTATCGCATCGACGCCTCAACGCTCGGTGAGCTGGACGCCCTGCGTACCGCAGGCGGCGAGTATAAACGGCAGTTGATCCAGACGCCGTACGGTGGTGCATGGATGTACGTCTACCAGCGTTCGGTTGAGGGGAAAACCTTGATTGAAAGCGGCGACTGGCTTGACCGCGACCATTATCAAAAGTAG
- the msrA gene encoding peptide-methionine (S)-S-oxide reductase MsrA — MSLFDKNNLVSPSDALPGRPTPMPVASLHAVNEHSMTHVPEGMEVAIFAMGCFWGVERLFWQREGVYSTAAGYTGGYTPNPTYREVCSGQTGHAEAVRVVYDPKVVSYEQLLQIFWENHDPAQGMRQGNDRGTQYRSAIYPLTPEQDAAARESLARFQDAMREAGDARTVTTEIASAKPFYYAEDEHQQYLYKNPQGYCGIGGIGVCLPPQLNQ; from the coding sequence GTGAGCCTGTTCGATAAAAATAACCTTGTTTCTCCGTCTGATGCTCTGCCCGGACGCCCGACGCCGATGCCTGTCGCCAGTTTACATGCTGTTAACGAGCACTCGATGACACATGTTCCGGAAGGGATGGAAGTCGCGATTTTCGCCATGGGATGCTTCTGGGGCGTTGAACGCCTCTTCTGGCAGCGTGAAGGGGTCTACAGCACCGCCGCAGGCTACACCGGCGGCTACACGCCGAACCCGACCTACCGCGAAGTGTGCAGCGGCCAGACCGGTCATGCCGAAGCGGTACGCGTGGTTTACGATCCGAAAGTGGTGAGCTACGAGCAGCTGTTACAAATTTTCTGGGAGAACCACGACCCAGCCCAGGGGATGCGTCAGGGCAATGACCGGGGTACGCAATACCGCTCCGCCATCTATCCGCTTACCCCGGAGCAGGACGCTGCCGCACGCGAAAGCCTGGCACGCTTCCAGGACGCGATGCGTGAAGCGGGCGATGCACGCACCGTCACCACCGAGATCGCTAGCGCCAAACCCTTCTATTACGCGGAAGATGAGCACCAGCAATATCTCTATAAAAATCCGCAGGGCTATTGCGGGATCGGCGGCATCGGCGTGTGCTTGCCGCCGCAGCTTAATCAGTAA
- the cysQ gene encoding 3'(2'),5'-bisphosphate nucleotidase CysQ, with protein sequence MLEAICQLARDAGDAIMQVYDGHQPMDVTSKVDDSPVTAADIAAHHVIARGLQALAPDIPILSEEDPPAWETRQNWQRFWLVDPLDGTKEFIKRNGEFTVNIALIKQGKPVLGVVYAPVLDVMYAAAEGSVWKEEGGHRQPIQVRDARPPLVVISRSHSNDPELEEYLHQLGEHQTTAIGSSLKFCLVAEGKAQLYPRFGPTSVWDTAAGHAVAVAAGAHVHDWKGRTLDYTPRESFLNPGFRVSIY encoded by the coding sequence ATGTTAGAAGCAATTTGTCAGCTCGCGCGCGACGCGGGCGATGCCATTATGCAGGTGTACGACGGCCATCAGCCGATGGATGTGACCAGTAAAGTGGATGACTCGCCGGTAACGGCAGCGGATATCGCCGCGCACCATGTGATTGCGCGCGGGTTACAGGCGTTAGCGCCGGATATTCCAATCCTGTCTGAAGAAGATCCTCCCGCGTGGGAGACGCGCCAGAATTGGCAGCGTTTCTGGCTGGTAGACCCGCTCGATGGCACCAAAGAGTTTATCAAGCGTAACGGTGAGTTTACCGTCAACATCGCACTGATTAAGCAGGGCAAACCGGTGCTGGGCGTGGTCTATGCCCCGGTGCTTGATGTGATGTATGCCGCCGCAGAGGGCAGTGTATGGAAAGAGGAGGGCGGTCATCGTCAGCCGATTCAGGTGCGTGATGCACGACCGCCGCTGGTGGTGATTAGCCGTTCACATTCGAACGATCCGGAGCTGGAGGAGTATCTGCACCAGCTCGGCGAGCATCAAACCACGGCGATTGGTTCATCACTGAAATTCTGCCTGGTGGCCGAGGGGAAAGCGCAGCTCTATCCGCGCTTTGGGCCGACCAGCGTCTGGGACACCGCTGCCGGCCACGCGGTGGCGGTAGCGGCCGGGGCACACGTTCACGACTGGAAAGGGCGCACGCTTGATTACACCCCGCGTGAATCCTTCCTCAACCCCGGCTTTCGCGTCTCTATTTACTGA